Proteins co-encoded in one Nonlabens agnitus genomic window:
- a CDS encoding DUF3050 domain-containing protein has translation MIQEPVNQTVPSSSSDAMKMLNEAISLSRKRLLQHPLYTSINTTSHLQTFMKSHVYAVWDFMSLLKALQQQLTCTTLPWRPVGDTQLRYLINEIVLAEETDEDMDGHRLSHYEMYIDAMQAAGITTEKVENQISNWMSVNQVLEVTETDELPAHVSQFLNNTFTVIKRGKAHEIAAAFTYGREDLIPEMFTEIIAGLEKSEVSIDLSKIKYYFDRHIELDGDEHGPMAHKMVALLCGDDETKWKEATAVSQQALESRYELFSGILERLD, from the coding sequence ATGATACAAGAGCCCGTTAATCAAACAGTTCCAAGTTCTAGTAGTGATGCTATGAAAATGTTGAATGAGGCTATCTCGCTTTCGCGAAAGCGATTATTACAACATCCGCTTTACACCTCGATAAACACCACTTCTCATTTACAGACTTTTATGAAGTCTCATGTTTATGCGGTATGGGATTTCATGTCGTTGTTAAAGGCGCTCCAGCAACAATTGACGTGTACGACCTTGCCATGGCGACCTGTGGGCGACACCCAATTGCGATATTTGATCAATGAAATAGTACTCGCCGAAGAAACCGATGAAGACATGGATGGCCACCGCTTGAGCCATTATGAAATGTATATTGACGCCATGCAGGCGGCCGGCATCACTACCGAAAAGGTAGAAAACCAAATCTCCAACTGGATGTCTGTCAATCAAGTTCTTGAGGTTACAGAAACAGATGAGTTACCAGCACATGTGAGCCAATTTTTAAACAACACTTTTACAGTCATCAAACGAGGCAAGGCGCACGAGATCGCTGCCGCTTTTACCTACGGTCGCGAGGATCTTATACCAGAGATGTTTACTGAAATTATTGCTGGCCTGGAAAAATCTGAGGTCTCTATTGATCTCTCAAAAATCAAATACTACTTTGACCGTCACATAGAACTGGACGGTGATGAACATGGACCCATGGCGCACAAGATGGTCGCTCTACTTTGTGGTGATGATGAAACCAAATGGAAGGAAGCCACGGCCGTGAGCCAGCAAGCTTTGGAAAGTCGATATGAGTTATTCAGTGGTATTCTAGAGCGTCTGGACTAA
- a CDS encoding NifU family protein — protein sequence MNATQLKAAVEAGLEEIRPFLQRDGGDIELISITDGVNVKVRLLGTCVGCHVNQMTLKSGVELTIKKHAPQIQTVVDVSNMVEKEDYRDNLDAEN from the coding sequence ATGAACGCAACTCAATTAAAAGCAGCTGTCGAGGCAGGACTTGAAGAAATAAGACCCTTTCTACAAAGAGATGGTGGCGACATAGAATTAATCAGCATTACCGATGGCGTGAATGTAAAAGTGCGCTTACTGGGTACTTGCGTGGGATGTCATGTCAATCAAATGACCCTCAAGTCTGGTGTCGAGCTTACCATTAAGAAACACGCACCACAGATACAAACTGTGGTCGACGTTTCAAATATGGTAGAAAAAGAAGATTATCGCGATAATCTTGATGCAGAAAACTAG
- a CDS encoding Mrp/NBP35 family ATP-binding protein, with protein MKIEKSAVLKVLETISVPGEGQNMVESGAVKNVLVFGDEVIVDITITNPALQAKKKTESSIQQVIKEKITDKAQVKVNLKVEAPVKSNNAPEIKGKPIPGIDNIIAIASGKGGVGKSTVTANLAVTLSKMGFKVGLLDADIYGPSATIMFDVVNERPLSVNIDGKSKMKPVESYGVKILSIGFFTKLDQAVVWRGPMASKALNQMIFDADWGKLDFLLVDLPPGTGDIHLSIMQALPLTGAVVVSTPQNVALADARKGVAMFQQESINVPVLGIIENMAYFTPPELPENKYHIFGKDGARHLAEDLDIPFLGELPLIQSIREAGDVGRPAAMQDGTMIEKSFIDITRNVVTETVRRNDQMPPTEAVKITTMAGCSPVNKK; from the coding sequence ATGAAAATAGAAAAAAGCGCAGTCCTTAAAGTTCTGGAAACCATTAGTGTTCCCGGCGAAGGTCAGAATATGGTAGAGAGTGGTGCGGTTAAAAACGTTCTGGTTTTTGGCGATGAGGTTATCGTGGATATTACCATTACAAATCCTGCACTGCAGGCCAAAAAGAAAACGGAAAGCTCCATCCAGCAGGTCATCAAAGAAAAGATTACAGACAAGGCTCAGGTAAAAGTGAACCTCAAGGTAGAAGCTCCTGTAAAGTCAAACAATGCTCCAGAAATTAAGGGAAAACCCATTCCTGGAATTGATAATATTATTGCTATAGCCTCAGGAAAAGGTGGCGTTGGTAAATCTACAGTGACCGCAAATCTTGCTGTGACCCTTTCTAAAATGGGCTTTAAAGTTGGTTTACTGGATGCAGATATTTACGGTCCATCGGCTACCATTATGTTTGATGTGGTCAACGAGAGACCACTGTCTGTCAATATTGATGGCAAGTCAAAAATGAAGCCTGTAGAAAGCTATGGCGTAAAGATTTTGAGCATAGGCTTTTTTACAAAGCTGGATCAGGCAGTCGTATGGCGTGGACCTATGGCGTCTAAAGCGTTGAACCAGATGATCTTTGATGCTGACTGGGGAAAATTGGATTTTTTGCTGGTTGACTTGCCACCAGGAACCGGTGATATCCACTTGAGTATCATGCAGGCCTTACCGTTAACTGGAGCCGTTGTGGTTAGCACACCGCAAAATGTTGCGCTTGCAGATGCTCGTAAAGGGGTTGCCATGTTCCAGCAGGAAAGTATCAATGTGCCTGTTCTGGGAATTATTGAAAATATGGCGTATTTCACACCACCAGAATTGCCAGAAAATAAATATCATATTTTTGGGAAGGACGGCGCGAGACATCTTGCCGAAGATTTGGACATTCCTTTTCTAGGTGAATTGCCTCTTATCCAAAGCATACGCGAAGCAGGTGATGTAGGCCGACCAGCAGCTATGCAGGATGGAACTATGATAGAAAAATCCTTTATAGATATTACAAGGAATGTGGTAACTGAAACTGTACGTCGCAATGATCAAATGCCTCCAACTGAAGCCGTAAAGATCACCACCATGGCTGGATGCAGTCCCGTTAATAAAAAATAG
- a CDS encoding CBS domain-containing protein produces MGIKSFMGRRSEVKEDKREAIRVKDYMKRKLITFSIDQSINEVMEIILKQRITGGPVTDDNGNLIGIISDTDLMQVIGDSRYHNMPVGDRTVGDLMSTQVATIDAEADIFDAAGRFLKSGHRRFPVTENGKLIGQISRMDVIIAATNLKKNHWR; encoded by the coding sequence ATGGGTATCAAAAGTTTTATGGGCCGTAGGTCTGAAGTCAAAGAAGATAAAAGAGAAGCGATACGTGTCAAGGATTACATGAAACGCAAACTGATTACCTTTTCTATTGACCAAAGCATTAACGAGGTGATGGAGATCATTCTCAAACAACGCATCACTGGTGGACCAGTGACAGACGATAACGGCAATCTTATAGGAATCATAAGTGATACAGATCTCATGCAGGTCATAGGCGACAGCCGCTACCACAATATGCCTGTAGGCGATCGTACCGTAGGTGATCTCATGAGCACTCAAGTAGCGACCATAGATGCCGAGGCTGATATTTTTGATGCCGCTGGAAGATTTCTTAAATCTGGGCACCGCCGTTTTCCCGTTACCGAAAACGGAAAATTGATAGGTCAAATCTCTAGGATGGACGTGATTATCGCCGCCACAAACCTAAAGAAGAACCACTGGAGATAA
- a CDS encoding GreA/GreB family elongation factor: MSRGFVKEGDQEEPVVIPPRAILPDGVINYVTPYGHQQLLNKLEALENELGTLSNENETDLRRSQTLIHGKIKLLKERIASARILKPEDQAQDEVRFGATVKFKNTSGNAVQTIHITGVDEADVSQGKIAFTTPIARALAGAQEGQEVDFKLGNEVRKLKVLEINY; this comes from the coding sequence ATGAGCCGCGGATTTGTAAAAGAAGGTGACCAGGAAGAGCCAGTAGTAATCCCGCCAAGAGCGATTTTACCAGATGGCGTCATTAACTATGTTACACCTTATGGACATCAACAGCTTTTAAATAAGTTGGAAGCATTGGAAAATGAATTGGGCACTTTATCTAATGAAAATGAAACCGACCTACGCAGGTCTCAAACTTTGATTCACGGCAAGATCAAATTGCTCAAAGAACGTATCGCCAGCGCTAGGATTTTAAAACCAGAAGATCAGGCACAGGATGAAGTGCGTTTTGGAGCCACCGTAAAATTCAAAAATACATCTGGTAATGCTGTACAAACCATTCACATTACAGGCGTGGACGAGGCAGATGTTTCCCAAGGCAAAATTGCATTTACCACACCTATCGCACGCGCGCTAGCTGGTGCACAAGAAGGCCAAGAAGTGGATTTCAAACTAGGCAATGAAGTTCGTAAACTAAAAGTGCTGGAAATTAACTATTAG
- a CDS encoding DUF2237 family protein, with amino-acid sequence MDQKKNILGEPLMACCTDPMTGFYRDGYCRTSNADTGTHVVCAIMTAEFLEYTKAQGNDLSTPIPAYQFPGLVPGDKWCLCISRWLEAEKAGVAPLVDLNATDQKALEYTDINVLKTYAE; translated from the coding sequence ATGGACCAAAAGAAAAATATTCTAGGAGAACCGCTTATGGCCTGTTGTACAGATCCCATGACAGGATTCTATCGCGATGGTTATTGTAGAACTTCAAATGCAGATACAGGAACTCATGTCGTCTGCGCCATCATGACGGCAGAATTCCTGGAGTATACAAAAGCTCAAGGCAACGATCTATCCACGCCTATACCGGCTTATCAATTTCCTGGACTTGTGCCTGGTGATAAGTGGTGTTTGTGCATAAGCCGCTGGCTAGAGGCAGAAAAAGCTGGTGTAGCACCATTGGTAGATTTAAACGCAACAGATCAAAAAGCACTGGAATACACAGACATCAACGTCTTGAAAACCTATGCAGAATGA
- the trxA gene encoding thioredoxin, producing the protein MAKFSEIIADDVPVLVDFYATWCGPCQTMMPVLEQLKKDLGEKVKIIKVDVDKNQPLAAQFNVRGVPAFMIFKNGKQVWRGSGVQPITELKHQIQKA; encoded by the coding sequence ATGGCAAAATTCAGCGAAATAATTGCAGATGACGTTCCTGTTCTCGTGGACTTTTATGCGACCTGGTGTGGACCATGTCAAACCATGATGCCGGTGCTGGAGCAATTAAAAAAAGACCTAGGTGAAAAGGTCAAAATCATTAAGGTTGATGTAGATAAAAACCAGCCGCTTGCCGCTCAATTTAACGTGCGCGGTGTTCCAGCTTTTATGATTTTCAAAAATGGAAAGCAAGTCTGGCGTGGTAGTGGCGTACAACCCATTACCGAATTAAAACATCAAATACAAAAGGCATAA
- the uvrC gene encoding excinuclease ABC subunit UvrC: protein MEVPPLEVQIKTLPLSPGVYLYFDKTDRLLYVGKAKKLKKRVSSYFTKSHDSYRIRTMVKKIARIEHIVVQTETDALLLENSLIKSRSPKYNIMLRDDKTYPWLCIKNERFPRIFLTRKMIKDGSEYYGPYTSVRTVRTLLELVKSLYPIRTCKYDLQEEKIQAGKYKLCLEYHIGNCKGPCVGLQNEAAYNRNIEAIRNIVKGDFKDAVNHFHNSMKEHAENMEFEDAQRIKDKLDILTRYQTKSTVVNPNISNVDIFTIVSDEAAGYVNYIQINHGSITRSHTMELKKQLDETDKELLELAIVELRTRFDSQSTEVYTQFPVDLGDLIKVTVPKLGDKKRVVELSERNAKFFRQEQFKTIKIVDPDRHVNRLMAQMKADLRLDEEPRHMECFDNSNIQGTNPVAACVVFKNGKPSKSDYRHFNIKTVDGPDDFASMEEVVYRRYRRLLEEDEPLPQLVIVDGGKGQLSSGVTALERLGLRGKVPIIGIAKRLEELFYPNDPVPLYLDKRSETLKVIQQMRNEAHRFGINHHRNKRSKQAIETELDEIPGIGEKTTVELLRHFRSVKRVKEATKQELESVVGTIRAQKIINFYSEEE from the coding sequence ATGGAAGTACCGCCGTTAGAGGTTCAAATAAAAACCTTGCCCTTATCGCCAGGAGTCTATCTGTATTTTGACAAAACAGATCGATTGCTTTATGTAGGTAAGGCAAAAAAACTCAAAAAAAGGGTTTCCTCTTATTTTACCAAAAGTCATGACAGCTATCGTATTAGGACGATGGTCAAAAAAATAGCACGCATCGAGCACATCGTCGTCCAGACAGAAACGGATGCGCTTCTTCTAGAAAACAGTCTTATCAAATCCAGATCTCCTAAGTATAACATCATGCTTAGGGATGACAAGACCTATCCATGGCTGTGTATTAAAAACGAACGTTTTCCTAGAATCTTCTTGACTCGCAAAATGATCAAGGATGGCAGCGAATATTACGGGCCATATACCAGCGTACGTACCGTACGTACATTATTGGAATTGGTCAAGAGTCTCTATCCCATTCGCACCTGCAAATACGACTTACAAGAAGAAAAGATTCAGGCCGGCAAATACAAGCTATGTCTAGAATATCATATAGGCAATTGCAAAGGTCCTTGCGTTGGGCTGCAAAATGAAGCGGCCTATAATCGCAACATAGAGGCGATACGCAACATTGTGAAAGGTGATTTTAAGGATGCGGTGAACCACTTTCACAACTCCATGAAAGAGCATGCAGAAAATATGGAGTTTGAAGATGCCCAACGCATCAAAGACAAGCTCGATATTCTAACTCGATACCAGACTAAATCAACGGTCGTCAATCCTAACATTTCCAACGTGGATATTTTTACCATCGTTAGTGACGAGGCTGCCGGTTATGTCAATTACATCCAGATCAATCACGGTTCCATTACGCGATCGCACACGATGGAACTCAAAAAGCAATTGGACGAGACCGATAAAGAGCTTTTAGAGCTTGCCATTGTAGAATTAAGAACCCGATTTGATTCCCAAAGCACCGAAGTGTATACTCAGTTTCCAGTAGATCTAGGTGATTTGATAAAAGTGACCGTACCTAAACTGGGCGATAAAAAGCGCGTGGTAGAATTATCAGAGCGCAATGCAAAATTCTTCCGTCAGGAGCAGTTCAAAACCATCAAAATAGTGGATCCAGATCGTCATGTCAACCGACTCATGGCACAAATGAAGGCCGATTTACGTCTGGATGAGGAGCCACGACACATGGAGTGTTTTGACAACTCCAATATACAGGGAACAAATCCTGTGGCTGCCTGCGTGGTTTTCAAAAACGGAAAGCCCAGCAAGAGCGACTACCGTCATTTCAACATTAAAACCGTTGATGGTCCAGATGATTTTGCCAGTATGGAAGAAGTCGTCTATCGCCGTTATCGCAGGTTACTGGAAGAAGATGAGCCTCTACCACAATTAGTTATTGTGGATGGTGGTAAAGGACAGCTTTCCAGTGGCGTGACTGCCTTGGAACGACTGGGCTTGAGAGGCAAGGTGCCGATTATAGGTATTGCAAAACGCCTGGAAGAACTGTTTTATCCCAACGATCCCGTACCTTTATATCTGGACAAACGCTCTGAAACATTGAAAGTTATCCAGCAAATGCGTAACGAGGCGCACCGTTTTGGTATCAATCACCACAGGAACAAACGCAGCAAGCAAGCCATAGAGACAGAACTGGACGAGATTCCAGGAATAGGTGAGAAAACCACGGTAGAACTGTTGAGACACTTTAGGTCTGTCAAACGCGTTAAGGAAGCTACTAAGCAAGAACTGGAATCTGTAGTGGGAACCATCAGGGCACAAAAAATAATTAACTTCTATAGTGAAGAAGAGTAG
- a CDS encoding patatin-like phospholipase family protein has protein sequence MKKSRIALLLMVLAFAKANYLQAQQSQSFKEQKIGLVLSGGGAKGLAHIGALKVIDSLGIKVDYVAGTSMGAIVGSLYSSGYTGHQIDSIFKVTNFNNLIADEIPRSAKTYYERKQNERYAVTLPFKDFKVSLPSSLSKGQNVYNLMSQLLSHVNDVDDFSQLPIPFFCIATNIATGEEVVLDSGYLPRAVNASGALPSLFAPVQINDQMLIDGGVTDNYPVEKLRAKGMDVIIGVDVQDDLKSLDELNSAFSILTQINNFRTINDMKVKAPKTDVYITPNIKDYSVISFDQGAAIINEGAIATRKSIDTLTTLATGGYKRPALKVQSQDRLYLSGITIEGNHRYTRSYIIGKFKINTPGFTTYESIKNGVNNLQATNNFTKINYELKPDINGIQLAVMVEESTVRNYLRLGLHYDELLRSAALVNLSRKSVLFSNDQVSFDAILGDNLRYSADYYIDKGKYWSVGLHSEFTQFEKGIPTSFLETVGRPIPPNINSLDFEYNDWTQQFYLQTRLDRGFNVTAGIEVKALDIFTNTLTTGNVLTTRTDFENSTTGSIYGKLLLDTYDNAFFPSSGWFVDGDFHLYLYNDMFQEEFSEYSIAQLQVGHARSFGKLSLQAMAHVGVSIGNPQTSSLDFVLGGYGARRINNILPFYGYDFISLSGNSMIKSLFEVDYEVFRKNHVTLSANFASLDDDLFEKDDWFSEAQYSGYAIGYGIETFLGPVELKYSFSPQRDDSEFYVRLGFAF, from the coding sequence GTGAAGAAGAGTAGGATAGCATTATTGTTGATGGTTCTCGCTTTCGCGAAAGCGAACTACCTACAAGCGCAACAATCCCAGTCTTTTAAAGAACAAAAAATAGGCCTTGTACTTTCTGGTGGTGGCGCCAAAGGACTCGCTCACATAGGAGCGCTTAAAGTCATTGACTCTTTGGGAATCAAAGTGGATTATGTGGCTGGAACCAGCATGGGCGCCATTGTGGGTTCATTGTATTCCAGTGGCTATACAGGTCACCAAATTGATTCCATATTTAAAGTCACCAACTTCAACAACCTGATTGCAGACGAGATACCTCGCAGCGCCAAAACTTATTATGAACGCAAGCAAAATGAGCGTTATGCGGTGACCTTGCCATTTAAAGATTTTAAAGTTAGTCTTCCCAGCTCGCTTAGCAAAGGGCAAAATGTCTATAATTTAATGTCGCAATTGCTGTCGCACGTCAATGATGTAGATGACTTTTCACAATTGCCCATTCCGTTTTTTTGCATCGCAACTAATATCGCCACTGGTGAAGAGGTGGTCCTTGATTCTGGATACTTGCCTAGAGCTGTAAATGCCAGCGGCGCTTTGCCATCACTATTTGCACCGGTACAAATCAACGACCAGATGTTGATCGACGGCGGCGTGACTGATAACTACCCAGTGGAGAAGCTTAGGGCCAAAGGAATGGACGTTATCATAGGTGTTGATGTACAAGATGATTTGAAATCCCTGGACGAGTTGAACAGTGCCTTTAGCATCCTTACGCAAATCAACAACTTTAGGACCATCAACGACATGAAGGTCAAGGCACCCAAAACAGATGTCTACATCACACCTAATATTAAGGATTATAGTGTCATTTCTTTTGACCAAGGTGCTGCTATCATTAATGAAGGAGCTATCGCAACCAGAAAAAGTATAGATACACTCACTACGCTGGCTACCGGTGGTTACAAACGTCCCGCTTTAAAGGTCCAGTCTCAAGATCGATTATACTTGTCTGGTATCACTATTGAAGGCAATCATCGCTATACCAGGTCTTATATCATAGGTAAATTCAAGATCAACACTCCAGGTTTTACCACTTATGAGAGTATCAAAAATGGTGTGAACAATCTGCAGGCCACCAATAACTTTACAAAAATCAATTACGAACTCAAACCAGACATCAACGGCATCCAACTAGCCGTAATGGTAGAAGAATCTACGGTGCGTAATTATTTGCGCCTGGGTCTGCATTATGACGAGCTGCTGCGCAGCGCGGCGTTGGTTAATTTGAGTCGCAAGAGTGTTTTGTTTAGCAACGATCAGGTTTCTTTTGATGCCATACTTGGTGACAACCTGCGTTACAGTGCAGACTATTATATTGATAAGGGTAAATACTGGTCTGTTGGATTACACAGTGAATTTACCCAGTTTGAAAAAGGAATCCCTACCAGCTTTCTTGAAACGGTAGGTCGTCCCATACCACCCAACATCAATAGTCTAGACTTTGAATACAATGACTGGACACAACAATTCTACCTCCAAACCCGATTGGATCGTGGTTTTAATGTGACGGCTGGAATCGAGGTTAAGGCTTTGGATATTTTTACCAATACACTTACCACTGGTAATGTATTGACCACACGTACCGATTTTGAAAACAGTACCACCGGTAGCATTTATGGGAAGCTATTGCTAGACACTTATGATAATGCCTTTTTCCCTTCATCAGGATGGTTTGTGGATGGTGATTTTCACCTGTATCTCTATAACGATATGTTTCAAGAAGAATTTAGTGAATATTCCATCGCACAACTGCAGGTAGGTCATGCGAGATCCTTTGGGAAGCTTAGCCTCCAGGCGATGGCTCACGTGGGCGTCTCGATAGGTAACCCGCAAACCTCATCACTGGATTTTGTTCTGGGTGGTTATGGCGCTAGACGCATCAATAATATCCTGCCCTTCTATGGCTATGATTTTATAAGCCTTAGCGGCAATTCCATGATCAAATCCTTATTTGAGGTGGATTATGAGGTGTTTCGCAAGAATCACGTGACCTTGAGTGCCAATTTTGCCAGCCTGGACGATGATCTTTTTGAAAAAGACGACTGGTTTAGCGAGGCACAATACTCAGGCTATGCGATTGGTTATGGCATTGAAACGTTTCTGGGTCCGGTAGAGCTTAAATACAGCTTTAGCCCACAACGAGACGATAGTGAATTCTATGTACGACTAGGATTTGCGTTCTAA
- a CDS encoding homogentisate 1,2-dioxygenase yields MPFYHKMGSIPHKRHTVFKKPDGSLYYEQLFGTIGFDGMYTNSYHEHRPTMVKEIKGSYSVKPEIALENHLKSYRLKGFQVPPQPDYLDSRTCILMNSDVQILLAAPQESLRDYWYKNADSDELLFVHQGSGVLRTHLGNLKFSYGDYLLIPRGVIYQIDFDTAVNRLFIVESRRPIYTPKRYRNWFGQLLEHSPFCERDLRRPETLETHNEKGEFLIKIKKQDEIFNMVYASHPFDVVGYDGYNYPYAFSIHDFEPITGRIHQPPPVHQTFETDAFVVCSFVPRKYDYHPESIPAPYNHSNIDSDEVLYYVDGDFMSRNDIEKGHISLHPAGIPHGPHPGAVERSIGQTETEELAVMVDTFKPLKVTKAGLEIADDSYHKSWLDHE; encoded by the coding sequence ATGCCTTTCTATCATAAAATGGGTTCCATACCGCACAAGCGTCACACGGTTTTCAAAAAACCAGATGGCTCGCTGTACTATGAACAGCTTTTTGGCACGATAGGTTTTGATGGAATGTACACTAATTCCTATCATGAACATAGGCCAACGATGGTCAAGGAAATCAAAGGAAGCTACTCTGTAAAGCCAGAAATAGCCCTTGAAAACCACTTGAAATCCTATCGCCTTAAAGGTTTTCAAGTGCCGCCACAACCAGATTATCTTGATAGTAGAACCTGCATTTTAATGAATAGTGACGTGCAGATTTTACTGGCAGCGCCCCAAGAATCCTTAAGGGATTACTGGTACAAAAATGCCGATAGTGACGAGCTGTTGTTTGTGCACCAAGGATCTGGAGTATTGCGCACACACCTGGGCAACCTTAAATTTTCTTACGGTGATTATTTATTGATCCCTAGAGGTGTGATTTATCAGATTGATTTTGACACAGCCGTGAATAGATTGTTTATCGTAGAGAGTCGCAGACCTATTTATACGCCTAAACGTTATCGCAATTGGTTTGGTCAACTTCTGGAACATTCACCATTTTGCGAGCGTGATCTGCGAAGACCAGAAACTCTGGAAACACACAACGAGAAAGGTGAGTTTTTGATCAAGATCAAGAAACAGGATGAAATATTCAATATGGTATATGCATCACATCCTTTTGATGTGGTGGGCTATGATGGTTATAATTATCCCTATGCGTTTTCCATTCATGATTTTGAACCCATAACGGGTCGCATTCACCAACCGCCACCAGTACACCAGACCTTTGAAACAGATGCTTTTGTTGTGTGTAGTTTTGTGCCTAGAAAATATGACTATCATCCAGAAAGTATTCCTGCACCATACAACCATAGCAACATCGATAGCGATGAAGTTCTTTACTATGTAGATGGCGACTTTATGAGCCGTAACGATATTGAAAAAGGACACATTTCATTGCATCCTGCGGGCATACCGCATGGACCACATCCTGGAGCTGTGGAGCGCAGTATAGGACAGACAGAAACTGAGGAGCTAGCCGTTATGGTGGACACCTTCAAACCCCTGAAGGTTACCAAAGCCGGCCTAGAAATCGCCGACGATTCCTATCATAAAAGCTGGCTAGATCATGAATAG
- a CDS encoding CCC motif membrane protein, which produces MNDIQRKLSADPGATVLGIIALLISITGCCCGILAIPSVIMSIIGLVWAVKSGNTYKQSPESYLAKSYNAIKTAKILNIIALVLSAIALVVSMIWFGSMFNNPENFFEQLENGEFNVEVDDMNEDNSFDDTTTDEEIDTWRYEDAVDSTTAGDEVIEVEEYEQYNDSI; this is translated from the coding sequence GTGAACGACATTCAAAGAAAACTATCAGCTGATCCAGGCGCCACCGTCTTGGGAATCATCGCATTGCTCATAAGCATTACAGGATGCTGTTGTGGTATCCTTGCCATACCATCGGTCATTATGAGTATCATAGGTCTGGTTTGGGCCGTAAAAAGTGGTAATACCTATAAACAATCACCAGAATCCTATCTTGCCAAAAGCTACAATGCCATCAAAACCGCCAAGATTTTGAACATTATAGCTCTTGTACTTAGTGCCATTGCGCTAGTAGTATCCATGATTTGGTTCGGTAGTATGTTTAACAATCCAGAAAACTTCTTTGAACAACTTGAGAATGGCGAATTCAATGTTGAAGTGGATGACATGAATGAAGATAATTCTTTTGATGATACTACTACCGACGAAGAAATCGACACCTGGAGATATGAAGATGCTGTAGATAGCACTACCGCAGGTGATGAGGTCATAGAAGTAGAGGAATACGAACAATACAACGATTCCATTTAA